One window of Streptomyces sp. NBC_00273 genomic DNA carries:
- a CDS encoding TniQ family protein: protein MHLVHIRPLPLQIRFIVGESTGSYLTRLASRNGLTVSRLLDSLGNGRSSPEVDPRYTELYVNRAARDRLAALVARSVKELVRALPSTGDEHLLREGGGPAWRWPWAPHGGFLVRGCALCAASREADAPVWLIRPDMWHICVRHGRFSDNSRDDSIPFIDLSPGPQVVAAERQRQDLIRQLGPAGRVLMADAFGVLAHGATHLPRLGTDRTTPLRLLPAAVNLAAAMASVERRRLEGRITPKDYAQWVEQAPSRFGLFVGRVLGVWAAKHPLLDTPVPKEQPGTYLPLAAPHERVGGMQSVDELTCVPWDVLAAGERPYG, encoded by the coding sequence ATGCATTTGGTGCACATACGTCCACTGCCACTGCAGATCCGGTTCATCGTCGGAGAGTCCACGGGTTCGTATCTGACACGACTCGCGTCCCGCAATGGGTTGACGGTAAGCCGGCTGCTGGACAGCCTTGGTAATGGCCGTTCCTCACCAGAGGTGGATCCACGCTATACAGAGCTGTACGTGAACCGGGCCGCCCGGGACCGTCTTGCCGCGCTGGTGGCACGGTCCGTGAAGGAGCTGGTCAGAGCACTGCCCAGCACTGGAGACGAGCACCTGCTGCGAGAGGGGGGTGGCCCGGCGTGGAGGTGGCCGTGGGCACCACACGGCGGGTTCCTGGTGAGGGGGTGTGCGCTGTGCGCCGCCTCGCGGGAGGCCGACGCACCTGTGTGGCTCATACGCCCCGACATGTGGCATATCTGTGTACGGCATGGTCGCTTCAGTGACAATTCGCGCGATGACAGTATCCCCTTCATCGATCTTTCCCCCGGCCCGCAGGTGGTGGCGGCAGAACGCCAACGCCAGGACCTCATCCGGCAGCTTGGGCCGGCGGGGCGGGTCCTGATGGCCGATGCCTTCGGCGTCCTCGCCCACGGCGCGACTCATCTGCCGCGCCTGGGAACCGACCGCACCACGCCCCTGCGCCTACTGCCCGCTGCAGTGAATCTGGCCGCTGCGATGGCATCGGTCGAGCGCCGCCGCCTTGAGGGACGCATCACGCCCAAGGACTACGCGCAGTGGGTTGAGCAGGCCCCGTCGCGGTTCGGTCTGTTCGTGGGCAGGGTCCTCGGAGTGTGGGCTGCGAAGCACCCCCTCCTCGACACGCCGGTTCCCAAGGAACAGCCCGGAACGTACCTGCCTCTTGCTGCTCCACACGAGCGAGTGGGCGGCATGCAGTCCGTCGACGAACTCACCTGTGTGCCGTGGGATGTCCTCGCGGCTGGCGAGCGCCCTTATGGCTGA
- a CDS encoding DEAD/DEAH box helicase, which produces MKRVGIQMRDHQREAYTAVVRGLTHMPRVTMYSATGSGKTLTAMRVGEYFAELGNILVVVPSLNLISQTASHWARHSVIENMLGVCSLPPSQARTIRLPLTTDARRIAHHITSNTGSTVVFATYDSLPALARAHKQHRVPPWSIVIIDEAHRSSGSSSKQWTAIHEDSVIPARRRLYMTATPRTWTLPDPKKKRRRPTTGPQTTPEPLVSMDDPTIYGPVVYRLGLADAIDRGILADYRIVVPVINDEELREVLQRRGATQHIDGLRLSALQVSLLRAMATHKVRRVISFHSRIANAHQFSRTLPTTVTAAARSTGIRKLWTYPLHSRQPLSERTSRLTEFENVPLLANHTRIPGAVDGAVLSNVRVLGEGVDVPDADAVLFADPKSSPSDIIQALGRALRQPLGSGKVALLIIPIYVGRRQTTEKALESSEFKILWEVLNGLRDHDTKVWRRLGSTSERVRFKESLPPAPERAAEIAPLTGLRAHEVNTHVWATGWTAAIRYYEHHQHLNVPSEYEDSSGYPLGLWIGQQRSLYADGILAPDRALALSSLRIAWPHPPGSFEDRLAQAAVFADAHGTLAVAKAPSSSDGSLIRWLNRQRALHDSGRMHTARLDALTAVDPWWNPLWGIDWQHDYTHVCVQTALRGNAGLAPTPSSGEDARTWLDRQITQQRELHPQQVALLVQLVNQHPDPHPHALLLRHAPSPRMRAFHRGLRAARQYLQREGHLQVPSTHREDLHGDPVRLGRWISQCREQTALLTGAQISALAALGIDTDPLFRELPPSSTSSDANEPWWTSAESWEEPMETG; this is translated from the coding sequence ATGAAGCGCGTTGGCATCCAAATGCGGGATCACCAGCGTGAGGCGTACACAGCCGTCGTGCGCGGACTGACTCACATGCCTCGCGTGACCATGTACTCCGCCACCGGAAGCGGTAAGACGCTCACTGCCATGCGGGTCGGCGAGTATTTTGCCGAGCTCGGCAACATCCTCGTCGTTGTACCGTCACTGAACCTGATCAGCCAGACGGCATCCCACTGGGCCAGGCATAGCGTCATCGAGAACATGCTCGGTGTCTGCTCCCTCCCTCCGAGCCAGGCACGCACCATCCGGCTCCCCCTGACCACCGACGCCCGCCGAATTGCCCACCACATAACGTCCAACACCGGATCCACGGTTGTCTTCGCTACCTACGACTCCCTGCCGGCACTCGCCCGCGCACACAAGCAGCACCGGGTGCCCCCCTGGTCGATCGTGATCATCGACGAAGCGCACCGCAGCAGCGGAAGCAGCAGCAAACAGTGGACAGCCATCCACGAAGACAGTGTCATACCCGCCCGGCGGCGCCTCTACATGACCGCCACCCCCCGCACCTGGACGCTCCCCGACCCCAAGAAGAAGCGTCGTCGACCGACCACCGGCCCGCAGACGACACCCGAGCCACTCGTCTCCATGGACGACCCCACCATCTACGGCCCCGTTGTCTACCGCCTAGGTCTGGCCGACGCCATCGACCGGGGCATTCTGGCCGACTACCGCATCGTCGTCCCGGTCATCAATGATGAAGAACTTCGCGAAGTGCTCCAACGCCGCGGCGCCACACAGCACATCGACGGACTGCGCCTGTCCGCTCTCCAGGTAAGCCTTCTACGTGCCATGGCCACCCACAAAGTGCGCCGCGTCATCAGCTTCCACAGCCGCATTGCCAACGCCCATCAGTTCAGCCGGACCCTGCCGACCACCGTTACCGCAGCCGCGCGCAGTACGGGTATTCGCAAGCTGTGGACCTACCCCCTCCACAGCCGCCAACCTCTGAGCGAGCGCACCAGCCGCCTTACCGAGTTTGAAAACGTTCCCCTTCTCGCCAACCACACGAGAATCCCCGGCGCCGTCGACGGCGCAGTGCTGTCCAACGTCCGAGTGCTAGGAGAAGGCGTCGACGTACCTGACGCCGACGCGGTCCTGTTCGCTGACCCCAAGAGCAGCCCCTCGGACATCATCCAGGCCCTCGGCCGTGCGCTCCGCCAGCCACTCGGATCCGGCAAGGTTGCCCTTCTGATCATCCCCATCTACGTCGGCCGCCGGCAAACCACAGAGAAGGCCCTCGAATCATCCGAGTTCAAGATCTTGTGGGAGGTACTCAACGGCTTGCGTGACCATGACACCAAAGTCTGGCGGCGCCTCGGCAGCACCTCAGAGCGTGTCAGATTCAAGGAGTCGCTTCCTCCGGCACCTGAGCGAGCCGCCGAGATCGCCCCACTCACCGGCCTGCGAGCCCACGAGGTCAACACCCACGTATGGGCAACCGGCTGGACCGCCGCCATCAGATACTACGAGCACCACCAGCACCTCAACGTTCCCAGCGAATACGAAGACTCCTCCGGCTACCCCCTCGGCCTCTGGATCGGTCAACAGCGCTCCCTCTACGCCGACGGTATCCTCGCTCCCGACCGTGCTCTGGCCCTGTCCAGCCTTCGCATCGCCTGGCCCCACCCGCCGGGAAGCTTCGAAGACCGCCTCGCGCAAGCTGCCGTTTTCGCCGACGCCCACGGCACTCTCGCCGTCGCCAAGGCGCCCAGCAGCAGCGACGGCTCTCTGATCCGCTGGCTCAACCGCCAAAGAGCCCTCCACGACAGCGGACGCATGCACACCGCTCGCCTGGACGCCCTGACCGCCGTCGACCCCTGGTGGAACCCACTCTGGGGTATCGACTGGCAGCACGACTACACCCATGTCTGCGTGCAGACCGCCCTACGTGGAAACGCCGGCCTCGCCCCCACACCCAGCTCCGGCGAAGACGCGCGAACGTGGCTCGACCGGCAGATCACCCAACAGCGCGAACTGCACCCACAACAGGTCGCCCTGCTCGTCCAGCTCGTCAACCAGCATCCCGACCCCCACCCCCACGCGCTGCTGCTCAGGCATGCCCCAAGCCCGCGCATGCGAGCCTTTCACCGTGGGCTGCGGGCGGCGCGTCAGTATCTGCAGCGGGAAGGCCACCTCCAGGTCCCGTCGACCCACCGCGAAGACCTTCACGGAGACCCTGTCCGTCTCGGGCGTTGGATCTCTCAATGCCGTGAACAGACCGCGCTGTTGACCGGAGCGCAGATCTCAGCCCTGGCCGCTCTGGGGATCGACACCGATCCCCTCTTCCGGGAACTGCCCCCCAGCTCCACTTCGAGCGACGCGAATGAACCATGGTGGACCAGTGCAGAGTCATGGGAGGAACCGATGGAGACCGGCTGA
- a CDS encoding cytochrome P450: MNQTTLVTRHDRLPVFDLTEDPGDVFAETAYQALASAPPIARTSRGEFLVTGHPEAVRILRDPHAEPRFDYPTTGSRWNQLAERFFVFLDGPTHRRLRSAFDVEFTRRAIEKAPLQTISEFRAAAFMAQLGRQGTADAITDFAVPCTVEILCRVLGVEDAAVPGVVDLAARVRSTGDQDGGFLDRVASELESVADLLVEAGRINHRMLTRIEEACGNDRALVRATVSLLLLAGFETSANLFANIVFALLWDPRRVRTLVRAGPEVLHTAVEELLRLYSPAHVVARTARQPIEVNGTVLPEGARIAVFLRLCNTDGRVFPNPHLMDLQRAPNPHLSFSHGRHYCLGATLARIEMAEMLRALMPFLAGLDLAGSAPAWTEQALGRSLVTLPVRLRTPDTDASLGDGP, from the coding sequence GTGAACCAAACGACACTCGTCACGCGGCATGACCGTCTGCCGGTTTTCGACCTCACCGAGGATCCTGGTGATGTGTTCGCGGAAACTGCCTATCAAGCTCTCGCGTCCGCGCCGCCCATCGCGCGTACTTCGCGGGGAGAGTTCTTGGTGACCGGGCATCCCGAGGCAGTTCGGATTCTCCGTGACCCTCACGCCGAGCCGCGGTTCGACTATCCGACCACCGGAAGTCGGTGGAACCAGCTCGCAGAACGGTTCTTCGTCTTCCTCGACGGCCCTACTCATCGGCGCCTGCGGTCCGCGTTCGATGTGGAGTTCACGCGTCGGGCGATCGAGAAGGCGCCGCTGCAGACGATCAGTGAGTTTCGAGCCGCAGCGTTCATGGCACAGCTCGGCCGGCAGGGGACGGCTGACGCCATCACGGATTTCGCCGTGCCGTGCACGGTGGAGATTCTCTGCCGTGTTCTTGGCGTCGAGGACGCGGCGGTCCCGGGTGTGGTGGACCTGGCTGCCCGTGTTCGCTCGACTGGAGACCAGGACGGTGGCTTCCTCGATCGAGTGGCTTCCGAGCTGGAATCGGTGGCCGATCTCCTTGTGGAGGCAGGCCGAATCAATCATCGGATGTTGACACGTATCGAGGAGGCGTGCGGAAACGATCGCGCGCTCGTGCGTGCGACTGTTTCTCTGTTGCTTCTGGCAGGGTTCGAGACCAGCGCCAACCTGTTCGCGAACATCGTGTTCGCGCTCCTGTGGGACCCGCGCCGCGTGCGGACGCTCGTCAGAGCGGGGCCGGAGGTCCTGCATACGGCTGTCGAGGAGTTGCTGCGCCTGTACTCCCCCGCCCATGTGGTGGCACGCACGGCGCGCCAGCCCATCGAGGTCAATGGCACTGTGCTGCCGGAGGGAGCGCGCATCGCTGTGTTCCTGCGGCTGTGCAACACGGACGGTCGTGTCTTTCCCAACCCTCACCTGATGGACCTGCAAAGAGCCCCGAATCCTCACCTGAGCTTTTCCCACGGCCGCCACTACTGCCTTGGGGCGACGTTGGCGCGCATCGAGATGGCGGAGATGCTCCGGGCCCTCATGCCGTTTCTGGCCGGACTGGACCTCGCTGGATCCGCCCCTGCGTGGACCGAACAGGCCCTGGGGCGCTCGCTCGTCACCCTCCCTGTCCGGCTGAGGACGCCGGACACCGACGCATCGTTAGGAGATGGGCCGTGA
- a CDS encoding DUF6247 family protein produces MSTAAEHPHGWAPQPPTTVEELRATLTRIAPDAVATFDAERAAAVARAREQVSSAPMHRFLRQWALQIAIERHPELAARLRHLEARAAHVTDPEDGRMIAAEIGRILDKAAAEAGLPHGGES; encoded by the coding sequence GTGAGTACCGCAGCCGAGCATCCGCACGGCTGGGCCCCGCAGCCGCCGACCACGGTCGAGGAACTGCGGGCCACACTGACCCGCATCGCACCGGACGCGGTGGCCACCTTCGACGCCGAACGAGCAGCCGCCGTCGCTCGCGCCCGCGAACAGGTCAGCTCCGCCCCCATGCACCGCTTCCTACGGCAGTGGGCCCTGCAGATTGCCATCGAGCGGCATCCGGAACTAGCCGCGCGGCTGCGCCACCTTGAAGCCCGCGCCGCGCACGTCACCGACCCAGAGGACGGGCGGATGATCGCGGCCGAAATCGGCCGGATCCTCGACAAAGCCGCGGCCGAGGCCGGCCTGCCACACGGCGGGGAGTCTTGA
- a CDS encoding Mu transposase C-terminal domain-containing protein, with protein sequence MTTAGPQTAAAQQNRLPLGARVRWQGGTYQVLVLQGAEVQLGCLDGQGHDARALVATVVGADDYALLDEGGQVQDAVQVADTSGLSLLSKAELAAVRDWERHLREIDDGIPPDAAEGTLPRPGYDPARFTVRQRIAAKAAELKALGFKSSSVSTIERRRRAYQARGVFGLVRDIVPGSPWGRTDERVVRLLLAEVEAGRDESDGHGTRLYERVQAAVEREHPEEYDRLMISRATFYRLLERLGISVDSLRWPTQRRMDTANGATAPYTPTWALRLGEQVQIDSTGLDIIAIGDDGRPVQVELTAAIDVASRSIIGAMIVPKVPGRGPRGRRLGGRGTRSFDAVLMLAQALAPMPGRPGWSTSAMAERSEMPYADLVACDPRMAGAAARPVIRPRMIVVDHGKIFNSEHFDDVCRMLGINVRPARTRTATDKAVIESTFGAVKKRFSQYVAGYTGSDLARRGKHVAEGPLWSLNELQDLLNEWIALDWQQNPHDGLRSPFLPGITISPNRMYATLVAAEGHVPLPLTPRENRKLLPFKRLKVTDKGITIDNRTYNSEALQEYRNRHSQIPGQGMKWQIRYSPYAPRFVWLYDHTIDDWVEAEFIHQRLISDAWTQWTWEQATLRVLEDGGRKEDQRRISREVSALRERARRGPDPRAKRVPHLFTGPVLDLNVDVPDPYEGIPDPDPATVVRAPSLAMDAKHVLAAGDTTPPAAPAILEQSQAAVLAVPDSSDNDNHEDEQTDWSRPSGADPLSLRGSAADIFAFGYSQPATQPMTNSPRPHSNASDDDAEDGEVL encoded by the coding sequence ATGACCACGGCTGGACCGCAGACCGCAGCGGCGCAGCAGAATCGGCTACCGCTGGGTGCCCGGGTGCGGTGGCAGGGCGGTACGTACCAGGTCCTCGTCCTGCAGGGCGCGGAAGTGCAGCTGGGTTGTCTGGACGGACAGGGACACGACGCCCGTGCCCTGGTGGCTACTGTGGTCGGCGCTGACGACTACGCCCTGCTGGACGAGGGCGGGCAGGTGCAGGACGCCGTGCAGGTGGCGGACACCAGCGGACTGTCGTTGTTGTCGAAGGCCGAGCTTGCGGCGGTACGAGACTGGGAACGTCACCTGCGGGAGATCGACGACGGGATACCGCCGGATGCCGCAGAGGGCACGCTGCCGCGTCCCGGCTACGATCCGGCACGCTTCACGGTCCGCCAGCGCATCGCAGCCAAGGCCGCCGAGCTGAAAGCGCTGGGTTTCAAGAGCTCCTCGGTCAGCACGATCGAGCGTCGTCGGCGTGCCTACCAGGCACGTGGTGTATTCGGCCTGGTCCGTGACATCGTCCCCGGCTCGCCCTGGGGGCGTACGGACGAACGAGTGGTGCGGCTCCTGCTGGCCGAGGTAGAGGCGGGACGGGACGAGTCCGACGGACACGGCACCCGCCTGTACGAGCGGGTGCAGGCGGCCGTGGAGCGGGAGCATCCCGAGGAGTACGACCGGCTGATGATCTCCCGTGCCACCTTCTACCGGCTGCTGGAGCGGCTGGGTATCTCGGTGGACTCGCTGCGGTGGCCGACCCAGCGGCGGATGGACACGGCGAACGGCGCTACTGCCCCATACACGCCGACGTGGGCGCTCCGGCTGGGCGAACAGGTCCAGATCGACTCCACGGGTCTGGACATCATCGCGATCGGTGACGACGGCCGGCCTGTGCAGGTCGAGCTGACCGCGGCGATCGACGTGGCGTCGCGGTCCATCATCGGGGCGATGATCGTGCCGAAGGTTCCCGGTCGCGGCCCCAGGGGCCGGCGGCTGGGCGGGCGCGGCACCCGGTCCTTCGACGCGGTGCTGATGCTGGCGCAGGCCCTCGCGCCGATGCCCGGTCGGCCCGGCTGGTCGACATCGGCCATGGCAGAGAGATCTGAGATGCCTTATGCGGACCTGGTGGCCTGCGATCCGCGCATGGCCGGCGCCGCGGCCCGGCCGGTGATCCGGCCCCGGATGATCGTCGTCGACCACGGCAAGATCTTCAACAGCGAGCACTTCGACGATGTGTGCCGCATGCTCGGCATCAACGTGCGCCCGGCCCGAACTCGCACCGCCACCGACAAGGCCGTCATCGAAAGCACCTTCGGCGCGGTCAAGAAGCGATTCTCGCAGTACGTCGCCGGATACACCGGTTCCGATCTCGCCCGGCGCGGCAAGCACGTCGCCGAGGGCCCGCTGTGGAGCCTGAACGAGCTACAGGACCTGCTCAACGAGTGGATCGCCCTGGACTGGCAACAGAATCCGCACGACGGACTGCGCAGCCCCTTCCTGCCGGGGATCACGATCAGCCCGAACCGGATGTACGCGACGCTGGTAGCCGCCGAGGGCCACGTGCCGCTGCCGCTCACACCCCGCGAGAACCGCAAGCTGCTGCCATTCAAGCGGCTGAAGGTGACCGACAAGGGCATCACCATCGACAACCGCACCTACAACAGCGAAGCCCTGCAGGAGTACAGGAACCGGCACAGCCAGATCCCCGGACAGGGCATGAAGTGGCAGATCCGCTACAGCCCTTACGCCCCGCGGTTCGTGTGGCTCTACGACCACACCATCGACGACTGGGTGGAGGCCGAATTCATCCATCAGCGCCTGATCAGTGATGCCTGGACCCAGTGGACCTGGGAGCAGGCCACACTGCGTGTGCTGGAGGACGGCGGCCGCAAGGAGGACCAGCGACGCATCTCGCGTGAGGTGTCCGCGCTGCGTGAACGCGCCCGGCGCGGCCCCGACCCGAGGGCGAAACGGGTGCCTCACCTGTTCACCGGCCCCGTCCTGGACCTGAATGTGGACGTCCCCGATCCCTACGAAGGGATTCCGGACCCGGACCCGGCGACGGTCGTACGGGCACCGTCGCTGGCCATGGACGCCAAACACGTCCTGGCCGCGGGAGACACCACTCCCCCGGCTGCCCCGGCTATTTTGGAACAGTCGCAGGCGGCTGTACTCGCCGTCCCTGACAGCAGCGACAACGACAATCACGAGGACGAGCAAACCGACTGGTCTCGTCCGTCCGGTGCGGACCCGCTCAGCCTGCGCGGCAGTGCGGCCGACATCTTCGCCTTTGGCTACAGCCAACCTGCAACCCAGCCCATGACCAACAGCCCGAGACCCCACAGCAACGCATCCGACGATGACGCCGAGGACGGAGAGGTCTTGTGA
- a CDS encoding 2OG-Fe(II) oxygenase, translating into MRVTYSDNTCLVVDDFLDQDAFRRLSKSVQYIDYSSIHGTGWNKPYGPPGLPIIQSAGVLRGEKESTPAGLGLIGSFVENLRSAQAPLSKGPGADVVGSRILTGKVVAMGAGAGLFWHADTDQVSGAYIYYLHPRWDSSWGGELMVMDGDSQLGVAAQTQAAVDDGGQPDYEAVGAVIGPDFRTDPAEERRMQIGAGRFYAARPNRLVIINGQAEHRVNPVLPAAGDNFRCSLVGFAIK; encoded by the coding sequence ATGCGCGTCACATACAGTGACAACACCTGTTTGGTGGTGGATGACTTTCTTGATCAGGACGCCTTTCGGCGTTTGAGCAAGAGCGTTCAGTACATTGATTACTCCTCTATCCATGGCACTGGATGGAACAAGCCGTATGGCCCGCCGGGACTCCCGATTATTCAAAGTGCGGGGGTGCTGCGCGGCGAGAAGGAGTCGACGCCTGCGGGCCTGGGGCTCATTGGCTCGTTCGTCGAGAACCTGCGCAGCGCGCAAGCGCCTCTGAGTAAGGGGCCGGGCGCTGACGTGGTGGGGAGCCGCATCCTGACGGGGAAGGTGGTGGCCATGGGGGCTGGTGCCGGCCTGTTCTGGCATGCAGACACCGATCAGGTGAGCGGTGCGTACATCTACTACCTGCATCCGCGCTGGGACTCGTCCTGGGGTGGCGAGCTCATGGTCATGGATGGCGACTCCCAGCTCGGCGTCGCAGCCCAGACCCAAGCCGCGGTCGACGACGGCGGCCAGCCGGACTACGAGGCCGTCGGTGCCGTGATCGGGCCGGACTTTCGCACCGATCCGGCCGAGGAGCGTCGCATGCAAATAGGTGCTGGCCGCTTCTACGCCGCACGCCCCAACCGTCTGGTAATCATCAACGGTCAGGCGGAGCACCGCGTCAATCCGGTTCTCCCCGCAGCCGGGGATAATTTTCGCTGCAGCCTCGTCGGATTTGCAATCAAGTGA
- a CDS encoding helix-turn-helix domain-containing protein: MDEQSPLANLRAVLQSAKLRKRQTATSVAALSGLSRTTVSQAFNSESVPSKETLAALAPVLGLSLEALLTMRQACLTVPPPDRTRPARRAPAGDADFETRYRNYLKTRHGSLTVVGLDLRGPAASSWPLDAAYLSLELSEPDGRGQRVERAERALRRSGPTLIKGLAGSGKTTLLQWIACTAANGKLTAPDEPRRSLIGCVLSMRLKQPPEL; this comes from the coding sequence ATGGACGAACAGAGCCCGCTGGCCAACCTGCGCGCGGTCCTGCAGAGCGCCAAGCTACGCAAGCGACAGACGGCCACCTCCGTGGCCGCCCTGTCCGGGCTGAGCCGGACCACCGTCAGCCAGGCCTTCAACTCCGAGTCGGTGCCCAGCAAGGAGACGCTCGCCGCCCTCGCCCCCGTGCTCGGCCTGAGCCTGGAGGCGCTGCTGACCATGCGGCAGGCATGCCTCACCGTCCCGCCGCCAGACCGGACCCGGCCCGCCCGGCGGGCCCCCGCCGGGGACGCCGACTTCGAGACCCGCTACCGCAACTACCTCAAGACCCGGCACGGCAGCCTCACCGTGGTCGGGCTGGACCTCCGCGGGCCCGCCGCGTCGAGCTGGCCGCTTGACGCCGCATACCTCTCCCTGGAACTGTCCGAGCCCGACGGCCGGGGCCAGCGGGTGGAGCGCGCCGAGCGGGCCCTGCGGCGCAGCGGCCCGACGCTCATCAAAGGGCTGGCCGGCAGCGGCAAGACCACCCTGCTCCAGTGGATCGCCTGCACTGCGGCGAACGGGAAGCTGACAGCCCCCGACGAGCCCCGGCGTTCCCTGATCGGGTGTGTCCTCTCAATGAGATTGAAGCAGCCTCCCGAGCTCTAA
- a CDS encoding AAA family ATPase: MLPVITPALRRGLLDARRQLRKNRFSSVGRSTNIIIDGDRGTGKTTLLVQIGRGFQGLIEADLGPDSNRIPVMYISVPPERETNLHWSLPFAEFLGLSHTLNPGDRTRRPADMTEPIAHVMAHARTQLILVDGVDRIQDHEIVGAFDYFEALQDRTRTTFIFCGTGAREIVHDARNSKRRKSLPPDVKGRSSFSDLPVLWAGAIPYGEDWHSCVKGFEEDLRLHDHQPRTLVSLSRYLHKRTGGYIDSLNDLICQAAQEAIETAHVTGTEAITKHLLDDIRIGRGDSR, translated from the coding sequence ATGCTGCCGGTGATCACCCCTGCGCTGCGCCGCGGTCTGCTCGACGCGCGGCGTCAGCTGCGCAAGAACCGCTTCAGCAGTGTCGGCCGCAGTACCAACATAATCATCGACGGGGACCGTGGTACTGGAAAGACCACCCTGCTCGTCCAGATCGGCCGCGGCTTCCAGGGGCTTATCGAGGCTGACCTCGGGCCCGACTCCAACCGCATCCCCGTCATGTACATCAGCGTCCCGCCCGAGCGGGAGACCAACCTGCACTGGTCTCTGCCCTTCGCCGAGTTCCTCGGCCTGAGCCACACCCTCAACCCAGGCGACCGCACCCGCCGACCGGCCGACATGACCGAACCCATCGCCCACGTCATGGCCCACGCCCGAACCCAGCTGATCCTCGTCGACGGTGTGGACCGCATCCAGGACCACGAGATCGTCGGCGCCTTCGACTACTTCGAGGCTCTCCAGGACCGCACCCGTACGACCTTCATCTTCTGCGGCACTGGGGCTCGAGAGATCGTGCACGACGCGCGCAACAGCAAGCGGCGCAAAAGCCTGCCGCCAGACGTCAAGGGCAGGAGCTCCTTCAGCGACCTTCCTGTGCTGTGGGCTGGCGCCATCCCCTACGGCGAGGACTGGCACAGCTGCGTCAAGGGGTTCGAAGAAGACCTGCGCCTACACGACCACCAGCCTCGCACCCTAGTCAGCCTCTCCCGCTACCTCCATAAGCGCACCGGCGGCTACATCGACTCCCTCAACGACCTGATCTGCCAGGCCGCCCAGGAAGCCATCGAAACCGCGCACGTGACTGGAACCGAAGCCATCACCAAGCATCTCCTCGACGACATCCGCATTGGCCGCGGCGACAGCCGCTGA